In Streptomyces sp. NBC_00433, a single genomic region encodes these proteins:
- a CDS encoding G1 family endopeptidase has protein sequence MRRFLTRVAPVAVAVAALAAPAVPAGAAAAPGLSFRPLHYNINGYNWGGYAATGSGFTSVSAAWTEANATCRSTDDLYAPWVGIDGYGSSTVEQTGVATDCSSGSPVHQAWYEMYPANPVYLSRSSYPVSAGDHISASVTYAGSSKYTLKLTDSSRGWTYTTTKSLSSQRTSAEVIIESPTGAYPNFGTLNFTSATVNGSSLGSFGPVALDPSNGAYEARTSALGSGGTSFSETYLRE, from the coding sequence CGCGTCGCCCCCGTCGCGGTAGCGGTGGCCGCCCTTGCCGCTCCCGCCGTACCGGCCGGCGCGGCGGCCGCACCAGGACTGTCCTTCCGCCCTCTGCACTACAACATCAACGGCTACAACTGGGGCGGCTATGCCGCCACAGGCAGCGGCTTCACCTCGGTCTCGGCTGCCTGGACCGAAGCGAACGCCACCTGCAGGTCCACCGACGACCTCTACGCTCCCTGGGTCGGCATCGACGGGTACGGCTCGTCCACCGTGGAGCAGACCGGGGTGGCGACCGACTGCTCCAGCGGCAGTCCCGTGCACCAGGCCTGGTACGAGATGTACCCGGCGAACCCGGTCTACTTGAGCCGCAGTTCGTACCCGGTCTCGGCCGGCGACCACATATCCGCCTCGGTGACCTACGCCGGCAGCAGCAAGTACACCCTGAAGCTGACCGACTCCTCGCGTGGCTGGACCTACACCACGACCAAGTCCCTCTCCTCCCAACGGACCAGCGCCGAAGTCATCATCGAGTCGCCGACCGGGGCCTACCCGAACTTCGGCACCCTCAACTTCACCTCGGCCACCGTCAACGGAAGCTCCCTCGGATCCTTCGGCCCGGTCGCGCTCGACCCGTCGAACGGCGCCTACGAGGCCCGGACCAGCGCGCTCGGCTCCGGCGGTACCAGCTTCAGCGAAACGTACCTGCGGGAGTAG
- a CDS encoding GntR family transcriptional regulator has protein sequence MSEIERPGALYRQVAAAIRDAIASGEYPPGAPLPSEAQLIARYQVSRPTVRNAVAALRSEGLLEVIHGKGSFVRGMASPVLTLDRSIGLSGGGDFTTGGATDWQEVEMPHIHRTRTTAVTGRLLDLREDEALLGVDRLLTDADTATRVLHQTLIPFATAEGTDLADHPGTEPTRIYALLSDAGHTLWWSETVRARMPHPDERAALHLQDGTPLLETSRVTHGTQDRPLILEVLRTSADRAQLAYRVPPEPTRELRTVGT, from the coding sequence ATGTCAGAGATCGAGCGCCCGGGGGCGCTCTACCGCCAGGTGGCCGCCGCCATCCGCGACGCCATCGCGTCCGGCGAGTACCCGCCCGGAGCCCCGCTCCCCTCCGAAGCCCAGCTCATCGCGCGCTACCAGGTCTCACGCCCCACCGTCCGCAACGCCGTCGCGGCCCTTCGCTCCGAAGGACTCCTTGAGGTCATCCACGGCAAGGGCAGCTTCGTCCGAGGGATGGCGTCCCCCGTTCTGACGCTCGATCGGTCGATCGGCCTCAGCGGCGGCGGAGACTTCACCACCGGCGGTGCCACCGACTGGCAGGAAGTGGAAATGCCCCACATCCACCGGACCAGGACGACCGCGGTCACCGGGCGCCTGCTGGACCTGCGAGAGGACGAAGCCCTGCTCGGCGTCGACCGCTTGCTCACAGACGCCGACACGGCCACCCGCGTCCTGCACCAGACACTCATCCCGTTCGCCACCGCCGAGGGAACGGACCTGGCGGATCACCCGGGCACCGAGCCCACGCGGATCTACGCCTTGCTGTCCGATGCCGGCCACACCCTCTGGTGGTCGGAAACCGTCCGCGCCCGGATGCCGCACCCGGACGAGCGCGCCGCACTCCACCTCCAGGACGGAACCCCGCTCCTGGAGACCAGCCGCGTCACCCACGGCACCCAGGACCGCCCGCTCATCCTCGAAGTCCTCCGCACGAGCGCCGACCGAGCCCAACTCGCGTACCGCGTCCCGCCGGAGCCCACCCGCGAACTCCGCACTGTCGGCACCTGA
- a CDS encoding TldD/PmbA family protein, whose amino-acid sequence MPHEVDQSFLALPLRALADAALARARALGAEHADFRLERVRSAAWRLRDARPAGTSDSTDLGYAVRVVHGGSWGFASGVDLTMDAAAKVASQAVAMAKLSAQVIAAAGSDERVELAGEPVHADRTWVSAYGIDPFEVPDADKTGLLAEWSSRLLAADGVSHADASLVAVHENKFYADTAGTSTTQQRVRVHPQLTAVSVDPDTGDFDSMRTLAPPVGRGWEYLTSGAAGGGWDWDGELARIPGLLAEKMRAPSVEAGAYDLVVDPSNLWLTIHESIGHATELDRALGYEAAYAGTSFATFDQLGTLKYGSPLMHVTGDRTAEHGLATVGFDDEGVAGQSWDLVRDGVLVGYQLDRRIARLTGFDRSNGCAYADSPGHVPVQRMANVSLQPAPDGPSTDELIGDVERGLYVVGDRSWSIDMQRYNFQFTGQRAFRIENGRLAGQVKDFAYQATTTDFWGSMEAVGGPETYVLGGAFNCGKAQPGQVAAVSHGCPSALFRGVNILNTASESGRG is encoded by the coding sequence GTGCCTCATGAGGTCGATCAGTCATTCCTCGCGCTGCCCCTGCGGGCGCTCGCCGACGCTGCGCTGGCCAGAGCGCGGGCGCTCGGGGCCGAGCACGCCGACTTCCGCCTCGAAAGGGTGCGCAGCGCCGCCTGGCGGCTGCGGGACGCGCGGCCCGCGGGGACTTCGGACAGTACCGACCTCGGCTACGCGGTACGGGTGGTGCACGGCGGGTCCTGGGGCTTCGCGTCCGGGGTGGACCTGACGATGGACGCGGCGGCCAAGGTCGCCTCGCAGGCCGTCGCCATGGCCAAGCTCAGCGCCCAGGTGATCGCGGCGGCCGGGTCCGACGAGCGGGTGGAGCTGGCCGGCGAGCCGGTGCACGCCGACCGGACGTGGGTGTCGGCGTACGGTATCGACCCCTTCGAGGTGCCGGACGCCGACAAGACCGGCCTGCTCGCCGAGTGGAGCAGCCGGCTGCTGGCCGCGGACGGCGTCTCGCACGCCGACGCCTCGCTGGTCGCGGTGCACGAGAACAAGTTCTACGCCGACACCGCGGGCACCTCGACCACCCAGCAGCGGGTACGGGTGCACCCGCAGCTCACCGCCGTGAGCGTCGACCCCGACACCGGCGACTTCGACTCGATGCGCACCCTGGCCCCGCCGGTCGGCCGCGGCTGGGAGTACCTGACGTCCGGCGCGGCCGGCGGCGGCTGGGACTGGGACGGCGAACTCGCCCGGATCCCCGGCCTGCTGGCGGAGAAGATGCGCGCGCCCTCCGTCGAGGCGGGCGCGTACGACCTGGTGGTCGACCCGTCCAACCTGTGGCTGACCATCCACGAGTCGATCGGCCACGCGACCGAGCTGGACCGGGCGCTCGGCTATGAGGCCGCGTACGCCGGCACCTCCTTCGCGACCTTCGACCAGCTGGGCACCCTGAAGTACGGCTCCCCGCTGATGCACGTCACCGGCGACCGCACCGCGGAGCACGGCCTGGCCACCGTCGGCTTCGACGACGAGGGCGTGGCCGGCCAGTCCTGGGACCTGGTCAGGGACGGCGTCCTGGTCGGCTACCAGCTCGACCGCAGGATCGCCAGGCTCACCGGCTTCGACCGCTCCAACGGCTGCGCCTACGCCGACTCCCCCGGCCACGTCCCGGTCCAGCGGATGGCGAACGTCTCCCTCCAGCCCGCACCGGACGGCCCGTCCACCGACGAGCTGATCGGCGACGTCGAGCGCGGCCTGTACGTGGTCGGCGACCGGTCCTGGTCGATCGACATGCAGCGCTACAACTTCCAGTTCACCGGCCAGAGGGCGTTCCGCATCGAGAACGGCCGCCTCGCCGGCCAGGTCAAGGACTTCGCCTACCAGGCCACGACGACCGACTTCTGGGGGTCCATGGAGGCCGTCGGCGGGCCCGAGACCTATGTGCTGGGCGGGGCTTTCAACTGCGGCAAGGCCCAGCCGGGCCAGGTCGCCGCCGTGTCCCACGGCTGCCCCTCCGCGCTCTTCCGGGGCGTCAACATCCTGAACACCGCGAGCGAGTCCGGCCGCGGCTGA
- a CDS encoding globin domain-containing protein, whose amino-acid sequence MTADLSLIRSSFTVVQPHGPQVTAYFYDHLFANNPGVRPLFAPHIDEQRDRLWAALGALVANLENTDTLTDMLQNLGRRHVGYGALPEHYPAVGASLIATLRHFAGDAWTPAVEESWTAVYGVISGTMIAAGDAAEN is encoded by the coding sequence ATGACCGCAGACCTCTCGCTGATCCGTAGCAGTTTCACGGTAGTTCAGCCGCACGGACCGCAGGTGACGGCGTACTTCTACGACCACCTGTTCGCCAACAACCCCGGTGTGCGCCCGCTGTTCGCCCCCCACATCGACGAGCAGCGCGACCGTCTGTGGGCCGCGCTCGGCGCCCTGGTCGCCAACCTCGAGAACACCGACACGCTGACCGACATGCTGCAGAACCTCGGCCGCCGGCACGTGGGTTACGGCGCGCTGCCCGAGCACTACCCGGCCGTGGGCGCCAGCCTGATAGCCACCCTGCGGCACTTCGCCGGTGACGCCTGGACGCCCGCCGTCGAGGAGTCCTGGACGGCCGTCTACGGCGTGATCAGCGGCACCATGATCGCGGCCGGCGATGCGGCCGAGAACTGA
- a CDS encoding FAD-binding oxidoreductase, which produces MSDSQALRDSFALVGKSGDEVPRYFYSYLFLIAPQVRPMFPVAMGTQRDRLVAALGRIVADADDPERLVPYVQQLGRDHRKFQVVAQHYEAVGQALLATLAYFLGDAWTAELQRGWTEAYGLVARTMFQASEADSAVNPAWWNAEVVRHEPRGFDVAVLTLRLDHPMAYAAGQSVMVETPMLPSTWRSFTPANAVRADGTIELHVRAVDGGLVSPALVYRVRQGDVLRVGAPVGDRLALRRSIGRDLVMVAGGTGLAPLRALVEEIAWQGPPRRVELFFAARDTQGLYDMAALRQLEQAHSWLRVTPLVGADAGTFDNRSLAGPVLRAALGRGSSYYVCGSPATVSATVRDLATGGIPQEQLHFEDAR; this is translated from the coding sequence GTGAGCGATTCCCAGGCGCTGAGAGACTCCTTCGCCCTGGTCGGCAAGTCCGGGGACGAAGTACCGCGCTACTTCTACTCCTACCTGTTCCTGATCGCGCCGCAGGTCCGGCCGATGTTCCCGGTCGCCATGGGGACGCAGCGCGACAGGCTGGTCGCGGCACTGGGCCGGATCGTCGCGGACGCGGACGACCCTGAGCGGCTCGTCCCCTACGTGCAGCAACTGGGCCGCGACCACCGCAAGTTCCAGGTGGTGGCGCAGCACTACGAGGCGGTCGGCCAGGCGCTGCTCGCCACGCTGGCCTACTTCCTGGGCGATGCCTGGACCGCGGAACTCCAGCGCGGGTGGACCGAGGCGTACGGCCTGGTGGCCCGCACGATGTTCCAGGCGTCCGAGGCCGACAGCGCGGTGAACCCGGCCTGGTGGAATGCCGAAGTGGTGCGGCACGAGCCGCGCGGCTTCGACGTCGCGGTGCTGACGCTCCGCCTGGACCACCCGATGGCCTACGCCGCCGGGCAGTCCGTGATGGTGGAGACCCCGATGCTGCCGAGCACCTGGCGGTCCTTCACCCCGGCCAACGCGGTCCGCGCCGACGGGACGATCGAGCTGCACGTGCGCGCCGTCGACGGAGGGCTGGTCAGCCCTGCCCTGGTCTACCGGGTGCGGCAGGGCGACGTGCTGCGCGTCGGCGCCCCGGTCGGCGACCGGCTGGCACTGCGGCGGTCCATCGGCCGGGACCTGGTGATGGTCGCCGGGGGCACCGGCCTGGCACCGCTGCGCGCCCTGGTCGAGGAGATCGCCTGGCAGGGTCCGCCGCGCCGGGTGGAGCTGTTCTTCGCCGCGCGCGACACCCAGGGCCTCTACGACATGGCCGCACTGCGGCAACTGGAGCAGGCCCACTCGTGGCTCCGCGTCACGCCGCTGGTCGGCGCGGACGCCGGCACCTTCGACAACCGCAGCCTGGCCGGCCCTGTCCTGCGCGCGGCCCTGGGGCGCGGAAGCTCGTACTACGTCTGCGGCTCGCCGGCGACGGTGTCCGCGACGGTGCGCGATCTCGCGACCGGAGGCATCCCCCAGGAACAGCTGCACTTCGAAGACGCCCGGTGA
- a CDS encoding DivIVA domain-containing protein — protein MTPETLRSMTFPRAPLTRRGYSEEAVHDALRHCAATLTVLAEENDRLRTDMQRHRDWIRANNIGDNGSPTGVPTVDAVLQQSRAQQSAEQTVFAAREQARTMLRAARVQAEAILQQIREQEGQGGEADQEETERLISYLRQIAQSLTVTADQYATKHASAAAPPAPDPGPSPSAPDPSSLPADTGTPHSA, from the coding sequence GTGACGCCGGAGACACTGCGGTCGATGACCTTCCCCCGCGCCCCGCTGACCCGCCGCGGCTACAGCGAGGAGGCCGTGCACGACGCGCTGCGCCACTGCGCGGCGACGCTGACCGTGCTGGCGGAGGAGAACGACCGGCTGCGGACGGACATGCAGCGCCACCGGGACTGGATCCGGGCCAACAACATCGGCGACAACGGCAGCCCCACCGGGGTGCCGACCGTGGACGCGGTGCTCCAGCAGTCCCGCGCCCAGCAGTCGGCGGAGCAGACCGTCTTCGCGGCCCGCGAGCAGGCCCGCACGATGCTGCGGGCCGCCCGGGTGCAGGCGGAGGCGATCCTGCAGCAGATACGCGAGCAGGAGGGCCAGGGCGGCGAAGCCGACCAGGAGGAGACCGAGCGGCTCATCTCGTACCTGCGCCAGATCGCGCAGTCGCTGACGGTGACAGCGGACCAGTACGCCACGAAGCACGCCTCCGCCGCCGCCCCTCCCGCCCCCGACCCGGGCCCTTCCCCCTCCGCTCCCGATCCCTCGTCCCTGCCGGCCGACACGGGCACTCCGCACAGCGCCTGA